The Sorghum bicolor cultivar BTx623 chromosome 6, Sorghum_bicolor_NCBIv3, whole genome shotgun sequence genome contains the following window.
GCTTCCCTCCTCCTCCTACTCCTAGGCCACCGGCCACCCCAGTTGTTCAGTCACGAGACGCGCGCGGCTGCCCGCGGCCAAAACCCTGCTTCGCTGTTCGCCCAGCCCGCCGCCGCCCCGCCTCGCGTCGCGATTCCCCTGACCTCTCGCAAGTCGTCACGGACTCGCGCGCCTCCGTCTCCAGGCCGTTTTAATCCGCGGGCCTCTTGCGACCGGAGTTGGTTACATCCATCCACAGTCCGTTCCGCTCCAGAAGATCCAGCAGCAATGAAGGGCATGGGCCCGACGATGGAGATGGCGCCGACGCCGGGCAAGGCGGCGGCAGCAGGAGCAGCGTCTTCCTCGCACATGTCGATGATGCACATGTCCTTCTTCTGGGGCGACCGCGCGGTGGTGCTGTTCCCGGGGTGGCccggcgcgcgcggcgccggGGCGTACCTGCTCTGCCTCCTCTTCGTGCTCGCGCTCGCCGCGCTCACCGAGGCGCTCGCCGCGGCCTCGCGCTGCGTCGCGCGccgcggcgcgggcgcgggcgcgggcgggcGCGGCGTCCCGGCGTCCTCGGCCGCGCTGCTCACGGCGGCGCACGCGGCCAGGATGGGCACGGCGTACCTCGTCATGCTGGCCGTCATGTCCTTCAACGGCGGCGTGCTCCTCGCCGCCGTGGCCGGCCACGCGCTCGGCTTCCTCCTCGCGCGCAGCAGGGTGCACCCTGGGGGcgggggcgccgccgccgccagtggCCACGGGCTCGGTGGCGTGGGCGCTGTCCACCCTCCGGATGGCTCCAAGGCCTAGACTGCAGGGGCAAATGCACTTGGGTGGGTTAAACAAATGACTGTCTCGTCTCGTGTTGTCTCTTGCTGTAGGCATCTGAAAATTCAGGATTATTACTGTGTCATCTCCCTGCCTATCGTGTTATGGATTACAATTACTGTGTGTTGTAAAGATGGTATGGATGTGCTAAAGTTTCCAAGTGAATTGATTATAAACGTTGTATTTGTACTGAAGATCAAGAATTTCTCTTTCTTTTACACTGCAAGCGCATGATAGCTCAATCTGTGGCGGAAATAAGAGTCTCCTCGAAACAGCCACCGTAGCGGCTTTTTTAACGATTCGGGAGGCTCCTATCATCCTCTTCCTTCCACGATTCTAGCTCTGGATAGTGGCCAAGTATTCCCTACTGTGGTTTTTCGGCACCAAAGATAAAAAGATGCTACGTGTTGGTTCTCCAAGATTTTTTCATAGTGAGAACACTGAAAAGCAATTAGAATCACAATAATATCAATAATATCATATTGCTAAAAAAAATACCTATGACATTATCTTTTAACGATGGGATAAAATATTATCCTACCCTCTATATCCAAAAACGACACTGCTGAAAAATGATAATGGTGCCCATTTATAGCCTGTTCGTTTGAGACACGGCACATGATCtttgatcttcctctgtttgcaAGAGTATCCAAAACAGTGTCCAATGTGTAGCCCTAATCAAATAGCAACTGCATAATGGATCTGCATTTTGTTTATCACTAGCATGTCCATGTGTTGCAATGGAATATATAACTATTACGTGGTCATCTATACGATTTGTGTTGCGGTTTAGAGATTTATTAAATAATAATGTAATATATTCTAATACATCATAAATTAGACTCCATACTATTGCTAAATGTGTGAAGTGTTCAGTTCTATCTCACATGAGTTTGGATTCTTAGTCCGGGTCACATATGGGATATAAAGAAGTGCTAGGGTATTGTGGGAAGTAAAAAAATGATTAGAagaattctctctctctctctctctctctctaatatgTATAggtacatatacatagatacataacaaaaatagatatagatatagatatacgaACATGTTGAAATTCTCAAAGGATGATTTATCCACTAATTAAACTTACAAGCACAACAAAGTTTGATGGTAAAATCCTTATTTCTAATATAAAGCTATGGTCATGAGTTCCGTTCACTATTTTTATAtttgaattttctattttacCTTTATTATTCTTATGTTACAATAGACCGTATAATCAATCCTTAAATGCTATGTCCATGTGCAAGAAAAGATTAACTCTACATGAAAAAATTATTGTCTATTGACTCAGCTTAAATAGATAGTTGTTGTGTGTAGCATAAATAGATAGTTGTTGTGTGTAGCTATTGTAAGATTGATAAATATAGAAGATGATCCAAGTGCTCGTGTGGTTTTGTAGCTTCAAAAGCGAGTAAAGTGGAAGAATGAGTGACGAAACATGAGAGGTTGAGAGTGAAGGTGTGACCAATTAAAGGAGAGAAATCTTCACTCTTTAAgattgaaaatataaatatacaatgttgtttctactaagtcatactccctccatacaaaAAAGAAAGTCATTTAGGACAACGGCGGTCTCCAAAGTCTAACATTGactctttatttttataaaaatattttatcaaaatgttgtatatgcataattttatgaaagtatttttcaagacaaatctattcatatgattttcacattttcaaactcaataacctaaaagttattcatgatttatattcctaatgtttgactcaaaccttgtccaaaacgactttctttatgggtatggagAGAGTATTGAGAGCACCGACTTTCACCAAGATTTAATGCTTTGTATTCTAGTCCGCTCAAtataacaaaaacaaaaaatgtgTTGATTACTATTATGTGGGTCACAAACAAAAAAATACAAATAATTATCAAAGAAACTTAGCACATTAATTGATAGTAAAAAAATAAAGATGTTGAATTGTCATATCACGGTTATAAGGAAACATCTCTTGCTGCATGTCATCTTTTAATCAACTGCCAATGGTAAATAACCACCTACCAAAGAAAATTCTTTATTTTTAAAGAAACTACAGTGTCGAACAAAACGAATGTAGTGAGCCCGCGACATAATCAATTAAAGCACCCCCAATGCACCACCGTAGCTAATGGTCTTAAGTGCTATTGTCCAAAGAATGGTCAATATCGGAGTTTAATGAACTTTAAATAAACcagtaagggcactcacaacgcagactctatcatagagtctaaagttatttattacctcgaacaatgtggacttagaatctaaataagacttggagtcttattttttctacctctttcttcaataaatatactgccacatcagcaaaataccataaataatatgtaatcaattgtcttagactctatgatagagtcttgcattgtgagtgccctaagggcaCTCATAATGCAAGATTTTGttcagagtccaagacaattaattatatattatttatggtattttattGATGCgacaacatatttattgaagaaagaggtagaaaaaataagactccaagtcttatttagactccaagtccacattattcgaggtaataaataattttagactctatgatagagtctacattgtgagtgccctaagacaTAGTATAAACTAAAAGAGATAATAAAAACTTTATAGAATAAAATAATGTTATGCATTGTTTTTAATACAGTATTGGAAACAGGGGACATGAAACCACTACTGAGACTAACattaggctatactaggttaaTCGGTAATGCTTTGACTCTGACGTCCGGCCGTTTCCGGACGGAGTGCCTGTTCACTCGGCTTTCTGTTGCTTCGTGTCTATCCACATGTGACTCTTCTCATCCACTTATTTCTGTCTGCATGCAGCTCTTCTCATCCACTCATCTCAAAATATCTACCCCATGGCTCTTCTTGCCCACTCTCTCTCCTGCTACCTGCTCCCTCATTcacttctctcttctctctctctcagaaATCCACCGCAGCCTTCCATGGTCCCAACCTGGGAGACCTCAACTCAGTGCGGTGCCTTCCCCCATCTCCCTCCTCAACCGAAGCTCGAGCACACAATAGGGGGATCTGTGGAGGCGGCGTCCTCTACCCATCTCGAGCCTGATGTGCGTCCTCCACCCTAGCGTGTCGTCCCCCACCTCGACGTCGGCCATGGTGGCTTTCCCGTGGTGGATCCATGGAGTACTGGCCTTCCCATGGTGGATACATGGAGCACGATGCAGATCCAGTAGCGTGGTGGTCTCCTCCACCCAATAGGCGATGGTGGCCCATCCCCCATCCTATTTATGGAggcggctcaatctgcaccACGACGGCGCCCCCAACCCATGTGCCTCTCCTCTTTCCCTTTATCTCGCGGCTACAGTGGATTTTGTGGTGTTGCAATCGTCTATCTGAGATGTTTTAGTAGTCTATTCGATATGTTTCAGTAGTAGTTCTTTTGTTGTTGCAATAATATGTTTCTTACTGTTTCAACTTCTTCATCCCAATGTTGTTGTAGTATTGCTTTATTTGCGATGTTGCAGTATATGTTTCAGTTGCTTCAATCTCATGTTGCAGAAGGTGTTTCATGTTGTTGCAGCAGTTTGTTCGGTGTTGTTGCAATAACACGTTCATGGTGTTTCAACTGGTTCAACTTATTTGTTGAAGCACTTTGTTCAGTGTTATTGCATAACACATTTATGGTGTTTCAACTGGTTCAACTTATTTGTTGCAACAATTTGTTCGGTGTTGTTGCAATAACATGTTCATGTTGTTTCAGTCGTTGTTTCATCATATTGTTATAGCGCCAAGCAGGGGGGCTAGGGGTGGGCTGTGGGAGTGAGCTAGCGATGGGTGGAGGTGTTGGGGACCGACgtggttgggggggggggggatctcGTGGGTGTGGAGAGCGGAGGCGGTTCCTTTCATCTCCGTGCGGAGGCGGGTGCAGTCGGGTTCCCATatctacttttttttttattttttcctttcTCAATGTGGAGCGGGTGGGGCGTGATTTGTACAAAGGCTTGGCGTCCGGACGTTAACGCTCAGATcggacgtccgggcgctagcaGTACCGTAGGTTAATGCCAGTACGTTGTTACGAGTTTTAAAATTCACAtactctatgtttcttcattgttattttattttttctgtctacattcttcctttttttatttcttttcagttttcgttttttgattttattttatttcctgtCCTTTCCttatttttttcttgttttaattttaccttttattttctttttcttttggttttaattttattgttcttccttgcttctatttgtttttcttttttcttttcagattttctatgtttcttcattcttattttatatttaattccttttaatcttctttttatccttatttaaattatctatttattttatttgctctatgcactttttatcatttgttaattatgtttgtttttatatttttttcttagtaattttattttttatttttattttctatgtatatgtgatatttatgtactatatatttagtgttctatattgtgttatgtcatgtttagggtttagggtttgctataagaaatttaatggtgcaatcaaaatttaatttatatcttcggtttaagagttatgatttttttaattcgttaaaacaattttgcatgcatgagTGAGTGGAGCCTGATGAGTTGATGGGATAACCTATCATGACATAGTAAAAAGAggagttgtggcttcaccatagatgtggtagatgggtcctctccataatttttagttgtagattgGACGTGCTCTTAAAGACATGTACAGTGATTGAACTCTTTCATATTTTTTGGCATCATGCATCTACAAATAGTCGTTATGTAGAGAAAATATGCTTAAATGTTTATTTCCACAGTATGATGTGACATTAAACATGGTTTCTAAATTTTCAAGTGTTATTTCTACATTGTATTCATTTTTTGGCATGGTTTTATTTTTTGGCATCATACATCTATAAATAgtctgaacaagtttgaggcCGGCCAATAACCTTtactctagtctctctttttttatgtATTGTGGGAGTAGAGTTAGGGATGAGAACCTTTTGTTGGGCTGATCCGTGGCCATATTCAGTTGCTGCCGTGGGCTAGTACTTGGGCCATATGGATAATGGGCCAAGTTGGCAATACATTAGATTGGAAATAACACAGAGCTAAAAGGCCTGAACTGGAATAAGTGGGGGTGAGGCTTCGGTGCACATGCGCTGAAAACCAACAGCGGCGGCATCTCCCAATGCGGTTGTGCAATTTGGGTGTGGGAGAGAAAGGGAAAATGTATGAGTTTCTCTCCTCTTACTTTAAGGGAAGGGCTGGTTTTTCTTCATTGAAAAAAAAGTTAGGACTCGTTTGAATCCTTAAAATTAGatttattttaataattataatatagacccatatttattaagctAATATatattatgtgctttatttctaCCATAGGGGAGTGAGTTAAAGAGCATGTTATAACTTGCAAACTAGAAACATAGCATAGTGATCTATGAATTAATATTTGTCTCTCATCCTATGAATTTGAGATAAACTCATATATGAACTATAAATTAAGTAGACTAGGAGGATTCTCCGTGCGTTGCCATGGGTACAAAGAAGAAATATAAATATGCCCTCGCTATAGTCTATCGAGTCATCTATATATATAGCTTGATTATTATTAGTCAGTTTTCAAAGAGGAAGAGAGAAAGTCACGTGAGAGAATAATGCTAGCAATATGTGTGTATGGTCATATGTAGGTATCTACTACTAAAATTATTTATAAGTGAGCACTTGTATGTGGGAGCAGGAGAAATGGATGATGACTTGGCTTAAGAATGTGCTAGAGAATTAGGTTAGTGGGGTTTATCTTTATAGTTGTTATAGATTTTAATTCCATCACAGGATCCAAACGACACCTAAAGGAATTTAGAGCTCATTTTTTTCTCATCTAAACTTTAGCACTTTGCACAACGGTCTCCGACGATAAAAAACATGACCAAATATTTGGTCATCATGCATCGGGTCATCCACGTCTAACATCATATATTTGCTCATGTTTGAACACTTGTCCATGCTAAAGTTTAGCTTGGTTACATTTTCATGCACCATGCACATTCAATAATTCCTTAAACCAACCAATGATGGCATCCACTGAAATGGCCGTATTTAGACAGTGCTTTCTAAAATTTCCCAAGCCCGCAAAGCGCGGCGGCGCGTGCTGATCGTGTCTCCGACGTGCcatgcgcgcgcggcgcccagTATAAACATGCCGTGGCGTTCAGACACTGTTCGTTTAGGGAAATGGCCCGCCGCGACAGCTACCCACCAGCGCACTGAAGCCGGGCGAGCTAGCGCGCCGCTAGTGGACGACGGTGAGCTCCGTGCTGCCACGCCGCTGGACGGTGCGCGCTAGTGCTCGCTCCACCGATCCTCTCCGGACTCCGGCCATCATGAGGTCGGACGCTGCTGCTCGCCACGCTTGCACGCGCTCCACGCCACTATATAAGCCGCAGCGCAGCGGCCATGAAGCCACACACCAGTCACGCCGGAGAAGCAAACAGCACCTGCATCACACGAGCAGCGAGCGTGTGTTGGAGATGAGAGGACTCCTGGTGCTCGCCCTGCTGGTCGCGGCCGCCGCGTGCCTCGTGGCGGTGCGCGGCGCGGACGGCGCGGGCGAGTGCGGGGCGACGCCGCCGGACAGGATGGCGCTGAAGCTGGCGCCGTGCGCGTCGGCGGCGCAGAACCCGAGCTCCGCGCCATCCAGCTCCTGCTGCAGCGCGGTGCACAGCATCGGGAAGCAGAGCCCCAAGTGCCTCTGCGCCGTCATGCTGTCCAAGACCGCCAAGAGCGCCGGGATCAAGGCCGAGGTCGCCATCACCATCCCCAAACGCTGCAACCTCGTCGACCGCCCCATCGGCTACAAGTGCGGAGGTAAGCCAACAACAATGTCTGCTCCAATTGCTTCATATATCAGAGATTGTTGTCAGTGGTATAAGCTAGCGGAATAGATTGATTTGTGAGTGTGTGTGATACTCCTATTCTTTACAGATTACACTCTGCCATGAGCTTTGAGAGCTTACTTGAGCACCAGTGCATGATCCGTCGGAGTTAGCACGACGTCTGTGGGAAGTGACGGTGACTGTgtcagtgtgtgtgtgtgtgttgccaGTAAACGAGACTTGTGATTACCATACATGTGGAACTCCAGTATGATACGGGTGTCTCAGTCTCACTAGATACGTGTGTACTTGTACTCTCTTGTAGTCAGAGTCAGGATGTTCCAGAGATGCTGTCCTGCATCCTCCAAATAAAACTTGTTGTCTTGGACAAATTTGGTTAAGGGAGCTGCTTGTGTGCACTCATTGTTTGGTTGAAAAAAATTGCTGTTCGTccatttaataaataaataagaatgaGCACGAATTGAGTTATTTTGGTGAATCCTGCTTTTGAGTCTCCGACTCAATTTCCACTCACGTTTCTAGTGGTAGTTTCTAGGCGTTTCTAGTGATAAGGTAAAAATCCTTCCTTAACTTTACAGAGCTCTTGTGTTTACCGTATTTTAAGCATGCTGATTGCTGATAGACAATAATGACAGGTACGGCATGATTGGTGCTTTGGACAAGTTAATTCACCTATAATCCCTTATAATTTCGGATAAACTTTGAGTGCTTCGATACATTAtattttaggatggagggagtagtagggAAATGGTTTCCGTTGAGCCAGTTTTTTTCCACGGCAGTTCATAACGAATAGAGACAGGTAAAACTCGAAGTGTGGCCCCTTGCTTTGAACAGCCAGTGAAGATACATGTCCCACGGTTTTTCTAAGGTTACCTCCAGTACAAATACCCATCCGAGCACTGGAAATATAATGAGATAATTTCTTGTGATGTATACTTTCTCCATACCTGTTTTAGTTGATGTTCTGGTAACTCAAATGTTTTCATAAAGTTTGACGTTCTGGTCACGCAGGGTTAGGTGCTGGACCTTTGTCCCTACCTTTTCGTTTCGCATTCAATGCATGCTGCGCTCGCATGCAAAAGCAAAAAATGAGTGGTTACCAGGGATCAAATCCGAGACCCAATGCTCTAGCCTCTACGCACTAGCCAATTGAGCTGATTTATTTTCTTATATAGAGAGTACTCGTAGCCATATTTATTAGGGGGAGATATGGAAAACTAACCCCTAATTAATCATTCATTGGTTACCACAATCATGACCTAAACATCAACAATGGGTATGGAGAGAGTATTTGTTACGTTGCTATAATTGGTTGTGACGACTATATAAATTTGAAATATGATCACATTTTAATACTATATGATAGGAACATTCAAATTTGTCAAATATCTTTACATCATGTTATTTAGCTGCCTCTGGAAGTTAATTAACAGTAAATCATTTACACATGCAGTTAGTTTAAGTCTGCCGTCGATGTAAATCATTTTACACTAACAATAAGATGAAGCCTCCTTTTCTAAAAAAGATGAAGCCAACCACCGGTATAAATTAATTTGTATTAACAAATTGTGGTGGTGTGAGTTGGTGTGTGAGTTTTAGATACTACAACTTGCATTTGAAGAGTTGAGGCATAAAAAATGTATTAACAAATCTCAAACTGATGCtagtgaaaataaaaaaaagtggCGACCAGTAGAAACCTGTACTAGTGAATTTCTTCACTCTTACTGAATAAAAAAATCACTCTTACATCGCCGTAGCTACTTACCAAGTAACCATTGATTGGTGGATCCTAAGGCACTCCACAACATCGTAGGGGTGCCCAAAAGTCACCAAATCTTTGCACCACAATTGAAGGCTCACAGCGGAAGCAAACTCCAGGCATCAGGACTcaaccaaaaaagaaaaaaaccaaATGCATAAAAAACAGGCAGCACGGATCATAAACAACATTTAATGAACTGGCATCGGTTCCTCTACTTGCTCCGCTCCTTATTTTCTTAGCATTATTGAAATTGGCATCACTTGCTACAATGGAGAGAGTGGTGCCAGAATCATCTCTCTTATTTTGGGCATCACTTAAGCAAAATATTATGGAGGGCCtaagagggtgtttggttgagtaatttacaagacgaattttttaagcctaattagtctataattgaacaataattttCAAATACGACGAAAATGctatgttaaactttaacaatccCAACAAAACACCTCTAATGTTCGATCGACCCTACCGTTACATTAGCAGGACCCCCGCCACCTAGCACGTGCCCAATGCCACGCCCTCTGTCCACCAcaagtcaggccttgtttactttcaaccaaaatctcaaaaattttcaagatttcccgtcacatccaatctttaaacgtatgtatggagtattaaatatagacaaaaataaaaactaactacacatTTTGGTTGAAATTTacaaatgaatcttttaagcctagttagaccATGATTGGaaaataattaccataaacaaacgaaaatgctatagtgtcgCGAAATCTTTTTGTCcacgaactaaacacggcctcagGCGTCATGCCATGTGTTGCTCCGTAGCGTTTTTTTCATATAAAGCATTTTAAAAATTTGTAGAAATGATTGGATCCTGATAAAATCTTTTGAAAATACATAATTATTTCATTTTGAACTCTAAACTTATGAAACATGTATTGAATGTTTTACTAAAAGTTGACCTTTGTATCCAAAAAATTATTTTTCTAGTTCTTTTGTATTTCTGGTGCTTCAATACATCAATATATTCTTCTTCCCTTGTGTTAGAAACCTATATGAGCTCTCAGAGGAGGACCCTACTGATCCAATGTATGTAGAAGACTTCGACAACTTGTATAAGGTGTCATATCCCACCCACATATGTAGAATCATACTCTCTCCGTTCCAATCTATAAGACATTTTAATTTCTTTTAGATTCATTgcttttgctatgtatctacACATGTATATCTAAGTAAATAACAAAAACTATATAAACTATGTACTTATAAAAAAACCCAAAACGTCTTGTAATGTGAAATGAAGGAAGTATGTAGGATGCAAACTTATGTGCTAGGGCTAGCTATTTCTGTCTGATGATCTGAAACGTATGCAAAATGGTCCAATAAGCGTATATACATACTAGTATTTTCTTCTTATTTCTGAATCATTGTGTGTACATCTGTACAGCTTGTCCCACCCTGCACTGCCCCTGGCACCACCGACACTTCAAGCACAGGCAGCTGAACAAACAACTGCAACTGCccttctatttttttctttgctAGAATGAGCGCAGCCGCCGCACTTCGAGAGGCAACATCAAAAAGTGGCGTCCACTGAAAAGAATGCCCGCGCACGCCGATCAGGTTACGCCGGCGGGCACGCCATGGCGTTCAGCCGTTCACACCCTGTTCCTTCGGGCCCAAAGCTGCCTCACCACATCGAACCACCGGGCCGCACTGAGCCGGCTGAGATGTGTGTGGCCGAGCTTGCACGACGCCAATGGCGGAGGCACGGCGTGCTGCCACGCGCCCACGCCGCGTGACGGTGCGCGGCTAGTGCTCGCCGCACCAATCGTCGCCGGCCATCAGCCCATCACGAGGTCGGTTCATGGTGGTCGCCACACCTACACGCTCGACGCCACTATATAAGAAGGGGGCCTTGGCAGCCATGAAGGCGCCGGCTTACACAGCTACGCACAACTCACTAGGAGAAGCAAGAAAGGGGTGAGGTGACGATGAGGAGTCTCTTTGTGGTCGCTCTGATGATCGTGGCCGCGGCCTGCATCGCCGCGCCGCGGGGTGCCGACGGCGCGGGCGAGTGCGGGGCGACGCCGCCGGACATGATGGCGCTGAAGCTGGCGCCGTGCGCGTCGGCGGCGGAGGACCCCAGCTCCGCGCCGTCTAGCTCCTGCTGCGGCGCGGTGCACAGCATCGGGAAGCAGAGCCCCAAGTGCCTCTGCGCCGTCATGCTGTCCAACACTGCCAAGAGCGCCGGGATCAAGGCTGAGGTCGCCATCACCATCCCCAAACGCTGCAACCTCGTCGACCGCCCCGTCGGCTACAAGTGCGGAGGTAATTAAGGAAGCAACAAACTGATGTGTGATATTATTCTTCACTGTTTGCTCCGGTCGTTTATTCTGTGATTACCATGTATGCATCAGCAGTATCAGCAAGATGCAGTAACACTGAATGAGTGTCTGTCTGAGATTCTTCTTTTAATTCTTTATTACAGATTACACTCTGCCATGAGCGGTGAGGATTATTCCAGGGATTTGCTGCATGACGTGCATGTTCGAGTATCACCAAAGCGCGAGCTCTTGTGGCGTGTGTTCGTGTGTGTCAGTCTCTGTGTGTTGCCCATAATAAACAAGACATGCGAGTACCACACATGTGGAACTCTAGTAGTATGATGATGTGTGTATCACTAGATACGTGTACTTAGTTGTGTTCAGTGTCCACAGATGTAGTCTTGCATTGTCGAATCAATAAATCCTGTCTTTCTGATAAGATCGATTGAGAGATAGTAGATGTTGTGCAATATAATTTATGTCTCCACCGTTTGTCAACTGAAAAGCTTGATGCTCGACTACATAAGATTTATTATTTTAGATGATGATAAATAAGAACATGTGTAATACGGACCTTGCAAAAGAAAA
Protein-coding sequences here:
- the LOC8073000 gene encoding non-specific lipid-transfer protein; this translates as MRSDAAARHACTRSTPLYKPQRSGHEATHQSRRRSKQHLHHTSSERVLEMRGLLVLALLVAAAACLVAVRGADGAGECGATPPDRMALKLAPCASAAQNPSSAPSSSCCSAVHSIGKQSPKCLCAVMLSKTAKSAGIKAEVAITIPKRCNLVDRPIGYKCGDYTLP
- the LOC8073001 gene encoding non-specific lipid transfer protein GPI-anchored 1, with translation MRSLFVVALMIVAAACIAAPRGADGAGECGATPPDMMALKLAPCASAAEDPSSAPSSSCCGAVHSIGKQSPKCLCAVMLSNTAKSAGIKAEVAITIPKRCNLVDRPVGYKCGDYTLP
- the LOC8075294 gene encoding copper transporter 6, which codes for MPPGSPASLLLLLLGHRPPQLFSHETRAAARGQNPASLFAQPAAAPPRVAIPLTSRKSSRTRAPPSPGRFNPRASCDRSWLHPSTVRSAPEDPAAMKGMGPTMEMAPTPGKAAAAGAASSSHMSMMHMSFFWGDRAVVLFPGWPGARGAGAYLLCLLFVLALAALTEALAAASRCVARRGAGAGAGGRGVPASSAALLTAAHAARMGTAYLVMLAVMSFNGGVLLAAVAGHALGFLLARSRVHPGGGGAAAASGHGLGGVGAVHPPDGSKA